In Alteromonas sp. RKMC-009, the genomic stretch CTCTGTATTCGTGTGTGCTGTGGGGGGGAACGTTCGCTTGTCTGAAGGTGCCCCTGAAATGTACGTTTTATGGACACTTCATATTCTGTTCCATGAAAATACAGAGTATGGTTTTTCAGGGAAAACGGGTATTACTATGTGTAGTGGCTCGCGAACATAATCCCTCTGACTTGATTACATCGTACATTTTGGACTCACATTAAGTGAGAATATGACCGGTGCCTGACTCACTTTAATTGACAATGAACTCACGCTAATCGAGAACGGGCTTGCAAACATAATCAGTCGGCTCACTTTATTTAAGAATAACGACAGTTCATAAAAATGGACGTTAAAAGATACCGTTCGTTAGTTTGTGCATATAAAGCAGCCTGCGCCATTACTTATTTAAGCGTCAAAACTTAAAGCGTGAAAGCTTAGGTATGTATCGGTTAGTGTCAGACTTATATTTTAGAAAATCATCGCCATGCACTTTCTTCAAATAAGGCTCTTCAATTTGTCGAACAATCACTTCAATGCAAATCCAACATACAAAAGCACATGCCCAAAGCAGCAAATGTGGGAACGTTATACACACCCCTGCCCAAAATAGAAAAATACCAAAGTAAATGGGGTTGCGAGACTTTGCGTAAATCCCGTGGGTAATAAGTGCAGTCGTTTCTTGCTGGTCAACGCCAATACGCCATGAATCTCCCATTTGAATTTGAGACAACAAAGTTACAGCAATTCCGCAGGCGCCAATCAAGGAGCCGAGAAGCTGAAATGGAATTGAAGGAACAAATAGTAGGGGCGCACGTCCTAAGTAACCAAAAAGAACTAGACCAAATGCAAAGCAAAACGTAACCACGAATATAGCCCCTGGTACAATTTCTATTAATGGTGCGTTTATAGATGCTGCTCTTATACCAAAATCACCATTTCTCTTATATTGAACAAAGCTTCTACCGAGGACGGCTAGCGCCAAAAAACTACTAATTAAAATAAGCGAAACCATATCTATCCTTATCGTACATGACGTTAAGAATATGATTGTAAAGTCTATACTTAATAAAGAGTCAATAGGTACCTAAAAATCGTTCAGGTAAAACTTGGGCATTTACGAATAAATGCCCAAGAACACTACTAATCCCCTTTACTATGCACGAGTCGATAGAGTACAGGCAGCACTACCAGTGTTAGCAAGGTTGACGATATTATCCCGCCGATGACCACCGTGGCCAAAGGCCGTTGCACCTCTGCACCTATGCCCGTATTGAGCGCCATGGGCACAAATCCAAGGCTTGCCACTAGTGCTGTCATTAATACCGGACGCAAGCGAATAAGTGCCCCTTCAACAATGCTATTCACTAATTCTCCGGTTTCTAGCAAACGTTGCTTGATGAAGGACAGCATTACCAATCCGTTTAATACGGCAATCCCAGACAACGCGATAAATCCTACCGACGCGGATATGGATAAAGGCATATCCCTTAACCAAAGAGACATTACACCGCCTGTTAATGCCAAAGGGATACCTGTGAAGATAATCAACGCATCGCGTATAGAACCAAACGCAATTACCAGCATTGTCAAAATCACAAACAACGTAACCGGTACCACAATAGTCAATCGTTGACTCGCACTCTCGAGCTGCTCAAAGGTTCCACCATAGTCGAGCCAATAACCAGCAGGTAAATCTACTTCATCATTGATTCTCGCCTGAGCTTCTTCAACAAAAGTGCCAATATCTCTGTCACGCACATTTGCTGTGACAACAATACTACGTTTGCCATTTTCCCGGCTTATTTGGCTAGGTACTTCTTTAAATGCCAGTGTGGCTAATTCGCTTATCGGTACATGCTCACCAGAGGGCGTGACGATGGGAACGCTCTCAAGCTGAGTGAGTTCATTTCGAATGTCGTCGCCATATCGCACGACAATCTCAAAGCGTCTGTCGCCTTCAAAAATCATTCCAGCGGTTTCTCCACCTGTCGCAGCATTGAGCCATAACTGCAAGTCGGCTATATCCAAACCAAAGCGTGCCAATTGATCAGGCTTTGGTGTGACGGTGAAGATTGGAATGCCTTCTACCTGCTCAAGCCTCGCGTCATCAGCTCCTTCAATCGTTGAAATAACGGTCAAAATGTCAGAAGCAGATGCAAAGAGCGTATCTAAGTCATCCCCAAATAGCTTTATCCCCAAATCTGCCCTTACGCCACTAATCAATTCGTTAAAACGCATTTGTATAGGTTGCGTAAATTCATAATTATTGCCGGGCAAAGTAAACAAGTCCTCTTCAAACGTTTCCACTAACTCAGCTTTTATCATTGATGGATCGGGCCATTGCTCCCGAGGCTTTAAAATAACATAAGTATCTGTAATGTTTGGTGGCATAGGGTCGGTGGCGACCTCACCCGTACCCGTGCGACCGAATACCGTCTGTACTTGCTCATACTGCATAAGTTTCGCTTCAAGAGTTTTTTGCATTTCAACTGCTTGTTCTACCCCTGTCCCAGGGATCCGTATTGCCTGTACTAAGATATCACCTTCATTGAGCTGGGGAATAAACTCGGAGCCTAATTTACTGCCCATCCATAAACTGCCGACAACCAAAGCACTCGCTGCTACTACCACTAGCCATCTAAAACGCAGCGCTCCGGTTAAAACAGGACGATAGACTGCCTTTGCACCTTTAATAATTGGGCTTTCTTTTTCGCTAATTTTACCTCTCATGAAAATTGCTATCGCCGCAGGCACTACGGTAAAACAAAATACCATTGCGGCAAGCAAAGCCATTATCACGGTCGCTGCCATGGGGTGGAACATTTTACCTTCGACGCCAGTGAGCGTGAACAAGGGGATATAAACAATGGTAATGATCAATACACCAAACAAACTGGGACGTATGACTTCATTAGTGGCTTCATATACAACATTCAGTCTTTCTTTGAGCGGTAGAGTTGCGCCGTTTTGCTTCTGGGATTCGGATAATCGCCTGATACAGTTTTCAACAATGATAACTGCGCCATCGACAATCAAGCCAAAATCCAGTGCGCCTAAACTCATTAAGTTAGCAGACACATCGGTTTTGACCATACCCGATATCGTGGCAAGCATTGCCAGGGGTATTACAGCGGCTGTAATAAGTGCAGCTCGCACATTCCCAAGCAAAACGAATAGCACAACGATGACAAGTAAAGCGCCCTCGACGAGGTTTTTCTGTACTGTGTCGATGGTTTTGTCAACGAGGCTTGTTCTATCGTAAACCGCTTCAAGGATAACGCCCTCGGGTAAGCTTGTTTTAATGGTTTCGAGCTTACTGTCCACAGCTTTGGCGACCGTACGAGAGTTTTCTCCCACTAACATCATTGTCGTGCCAATCACTGTTTCTTGGCCATTTAACGTGCCGGCTCCAGAGCGCAGCTCTTTACCGAGGTTGATTTGGGCGATGTCTTGAATTTTTACCGGTACGCCATCAATGATCTTAACAACCACTTGGCCGATATCGTCGATGCCCTTCAGTTGGGCTTCCGATCTGATCAGTACTTGTTGCCCATTTTGTTCTACAAAACCAGCGCCTTGATTCGCATTGTTGCGTTCTAGCGCACTGAGAAGGTCACCTGTACTTATCCCAAAGTTTATCATTGCGACTGGATTAGGATTCACATGATATTGCTTTTCAAATCCGCCTACCGCATAAACCTCGGTCACCCCCTCAACAAGCGACAATTGGGGCTTAACTACCCAATCATGGATCTCCCTTAATGCCATAGCATCATAGGGTTGACCGTTGTCCTGTCGCGCCTGAGGCTCAGCACTTAACGAGTACATGTAAATTTCACCCAAGCCTGTGGCGATAGGGCCCATTTCAGGGGTTAACCCTGTTGGCAATTGCGCCGCGATGGCGGTGAGACGCTCGTTGACGAGATTTCGTGCGAAATATAAATCGGTGCCCTCTTTAAACACGACTGTGACTTGCGACAAGCCATAGCGTGATATCGAGCGGGTATACGATAAATTAGGCAAACCGGCCAGCGAGGTTTCAACTATAAACGTTATGCGTTGTTCAGTCTCCAAAGGCGAGTAACCTGGGGTTGCGGTATTTATCTGCACTTGCACGTTGGTGATATCAGGCACAGCATCAATCGGCAGTTGTTTGTAACTGTACATACCAAAAAAGGCGACAAACAAGGCGAACAACATCATGACACCACGGCGCTCAATCGACAGACGGAGTATTCGTGCAATCATGCTCTCACCTCACCGTTTTTATGGACTTGGCTTTGCTTTTGACAATAAATTCGCAGGTAATTAGTCATCATCGCCCGCCTCCATTTTTAATAAATCAGCTTTTAGTAGATAGCTATTTTCTACAACGACTTGCTGGCCTATTTGAACGCCCTTCACAATCTCTACTAAACGGTTGTCCGTGTTCCCAAGTTTTACTTGGCGGGGGTAAAATCGTTCCCCTTCTTTGACAAAAACAATGGTTTGCCCATCTAACTCTTGTATTGAACTTTTGGGGAGTGCCAGATTGACTTCTTGGAAACCAATCTGAATATAACCCTCTACCATAGCGCCTAAAGGCCAATAACCACTGCCATTATCAACGTTCACAAACGCGATAGAATAGGGTTTGTCATCCGGTGAGGACGTAATGTGGCTTATACTTGATTGTTGCTGCAATTCCTCAAGCCTTAAAGTGACTTCCATATCAGCGGCAATATGAGTACGTTGTTTGGGGAAAATAGCCAATTGAGCAATTGCGCGAGAGTAATTAGCAACAGAAAGCAGCACTTGACCGTTGGTGAGCTCACCATCATTGGCGTGTCTAGCTATGATTTTTCCAGACATCGGTGAGGTGATTGAGTATTGATTTAAACTCTCGTTTGACTCAATGATTGCCAGCGTGTCACCTTTTTCTATTTTATCTCCAATATTCACCATGATACGTTTTACAACACCGTCGAAGCGGGCACGAATATGACTCAGTGACGCAGGATCATGAACTATCCGCCCAAACGTTCTGGTTGTGAGCGATAATGATCCTGACGCGGCTGAAGCAGTCACGATATCGTGTTTAAGCATCCGTTCTTGAGATAATACTACGTACTCGGGTCTTTCTTCGGCTTCCTCATCGTCATCATCAGCCAGGGCGACAGTAGCAAACAATAAAGTAAGTAGCATGGCTAACACGCCAAGCAAGTCACGTGCGCTAGTGAGTAATGTAAATTGTGATGTATTCATTATTTTTTCTCTAGTAATTCTGATGATTGAACAGACGTCGAGGGAGAGTCAGAAAACACGGGAATTCCCGTAAGTGCCTCTAGATCTGCGCTTCGAAGGTGAACTAAGCCTGCGGCTTTTATCAGTGTTCGTTGCATATCGATGAGTTGTTGCTGCGTTGTCACCCACTCTAAGTAGTTGTAGCGACCACTTTCATAGCCTTCCCGCGCCAAGTTCAGTGCAGATTCCAATGTGGGAACGACATTGTCTTGAAGGGTCGTAACAGTGAGCAAGGCTTGGTCTTTTGCACTAATGACTTGATTTATTTGGCGAGTGAGTTCACGAATTTTCGCTTGCTTTTGATAGTCGATACTGTCAAGCAATGCGCGTTGTTGTTCGTATTCACCTAGATTCCGCTGCTTGGTATTTAACGGCACCGAAATACTGGCGACAAACGCTGTGTCATCAATTCCTTGCAGTCTCCGGATACCAGCTTCCCACGCAATATCAAACTGCTGGCTAGTCTGAACTACTCTTAGTCGGGCCTCTTGAACCCGATAATTATCAGCATAAAGCAAAACGTGTGGATTGCTTTGAAGCTGTGAAAGCACATGTTCAAGTGATAGTGAATTTGGAAACGATAACAGTGCCCCTTCAACTTCCGCAAACACAGCGTTAGTGTCGCCCCACATGATGGCCAGGTCGCGTTTATACTCACTGAGTTTTTGTTCATTTATCAATAACGACAAACGCGCCTGCGACAACGCTGACTCTGCACGTTTTTTCTCAAGTGGTGAAGAAGCTCCCGCTTCAACCCGTGTAGAGACTGTCTGAAGCATTGTGCGAGCCAGCATTTCAGCTCGTTGCTCAGTCTTGTGCAACGCTTGTTGGACAATGACATTGATATATCGTCGAGTTGTTTCACCTAGGATGTCCAGCGTCCGAATTCGCCGTTGAGTAAGCAGTTGTGCTTTTTTTGTACTCACCACATTCATTCGGCCGCTGACTTTATCGCCAAGCTCGATGACCGACGATAAGGTCAGTGTCAAATCGGCATCTTTGATACCAGACACTTCGCCTGTTCCCAACACATTTTCAACTTCAACCCCAACAGACATTTTGGGTCGTAAATTGGCCATTTTTGATTCACCATCCAAAGCCGAAGATTTAAAATCGAACACAACTAAATCTGGGTTGTTTGATAATGTGCGTTTGAGCGCATTTTCAAGCGTGATTGAAGACTTTTGTGCATTGGCAGATTGAACAGATATGCTCATGGTTACCAGTACAGCAGATATCAATTTCAGATACGCTGAGCGAGCTTTTTTTATGCCCAATGGGCGAGAAGAACTCATAAAAGAACCTTTTTTCATAAGATAACGACATACATGGAAAGCGCCCATGCAAACATGTAGAAGGGAATGGATTAATGTTGAGGTGGGCGTAAAAGACCTTCGACTAGGCCGTCAGTGACGTTGCGGGAATAACTGTGTTGATTGGTAGATAACGGTTTAGCTACGTCACTTATTGGGTGTTGTGCCAGAAACTTAATCTGTCCACATTGACACAGCACACAATGGAAACACTTAGACTCTTCACTCGACGTATCATTAGCATTTACATTTTTTTCGGGAACACCATAAGTGCTTATGGACTTTGATTGTTTAGGGACTGACGATACCTCCGCCGGGTAGTCATCGCATTGAGCGGCGAACGAAAAGCCCGATTGACACATGAGCAAAGTAATAAGTAACCATGCCAACCTACGCAGTTGTGATGTGCAATTAAAAATTGGCATGTTCTTATTAATTTTGCGCACTAAGCGCTCGCTGTCTTTCATTTTTAGCATCTTCGAGGATCATTTTTGCCCCGCGCAACACAACGCACGAAACTATCACACCGATAACCAAATCAGGCCATCGAGAATCGAGCCAAAACACCAAAACGCCAGCAAAGATAACACCTAAGTTGGCAATCACATCGTTGGCTGAAAATATCCAGCTTGCCCGCATATGCACTTCTTCATTTTTTTGTTTGCGTATGATCACAAGACAAATGACATTAGCAACCAGTGCAACCGCCCCCATAGCCATCATTAATCCTGATACAGGTTCGCTGCCGTAAATTGACCGTCTTACAATATCAATGATTATCAACAGACCCAGTGCCATCTGAAAAAAGCCGCTAATTCTAGCCGCATTCGCTTTGTGTAATAGCGATTTACCAATAGCATAAAGGGCAATACCATAGACAACTGCGTCGGCGAGCATATCAAGTGAATCGGCTATTAATGCGGTTGAATCAGCAAACAACCCGATCCCCATTTCTATAACAAACATTGTCGCGTTTATTCCCAAAAGCCAATACAAAACCTGTCGTTGGGACTGGTCTTTTATCTCAACTTCGCACCCACATCCGCTCATTAGAAACACACTCTTTACTGATGAATAGTATGAGTATAAAGTCTATACTTGGTATAGAGTCAACGGTTAGGAGAAAAAAATGAAAATTGGTGATGTCGCAAAGACGACAGGTTGTAGTATTCAGACCATTCGTTTTTATGAAAAGAAGGGGCTCTTGCCTGAGCTTAAGCGCTCAAGTGGAAATTATCGTGTCTACGACAAGGGGACTATTGAACAACTCCTGTTTATCAAACAGTGTCGTTCATTAGATATGTCTATCACGGAAGTAAAAACGCTCATGGACAGTCGTTCGAGGCCGGATCAGAGCTGTTCAAATATCAATACGTTAATAGCTAAGCATTTATCCGACGTCATTATTCGCATTGAAGAGCTAAACGCATTAAAGTCATCACTCGAAAATATGGCGGCAAAGTGTGATCAAGACAAAACCATTAGGGACTGTGGCATTTTAAATTATTTACACACTTAAAAGTGTAAGAACCACACAATTTCACTGTGCGCGCTCGCCTCAACGTGTATCTATCGGCTAACATTCGTCATGCGTATAGATTTCTGAAGCAAAAAATACTAGGCTGAACTTTTGATACTGAGTCAGCCATGCATATTCATTTGTGGCCCTACAAAGCGATTTACATCGGAGTCAGTCCTGATAATTATGTTCATGCACATCATGCTGTCCAAATTTGCATTGGTTTAGACAGAGACATCTCGGTTCAAGATCACAAAGCACAAAGTATTCACACCGGACAATGTATTGTGATTTTCGAAGATGTCCCTCACAAGGTTTTGGCACAGGACAATCAGATTGTAGTCATCTATTTAGAGCCTGAAGATAGGCAAAACCAACAATTTCTCAAAGCCTTACGTCAAGCCAGGAGTGATGGAATTAATACTCTGCCGCTTACTAGCAAAGAATTGGGATCCATTTCTCAGCATCTATTTACTGACGTCGATATCGACAAAGTGTGGAAAACAGTAAATAAAGCGGTAGGGCTAGTCTATAGTCCTGCGCTTTCATCGCGCCCTGAGGATAAACGGGTACGAGCGGTCATCGACATTATTGCTTCGCAGAGAGGTTGTGCAATCGATATGGCGTTTTTATCATCGAAGGTTTTCTTGTCCCCAAGTCGTCTAACACATCTTTTTAAGCAAGAAGTGGGTATACCTATTAGTCGTTTTATTGTCTGGTGGCGTGTGCGCGCCGCAATAGAACAACTGAGTAAGTCAGCAACATTGACTGAGGCTGCCCATGCTTCGGGTTTTTCTGACTTACCTCATATGAGTAAAACGTTTAAACAGCTGTTTGGATTTGCACCTTCTCGTTATTCAAACCGCACACCATTAAAATTCACAGTAATTAGCCGTTTGATACAAGCCGAATTAAGTTTGACTAGGGAATAATATACGCATCAATAAAAACGCGAATGTGTAAATACTATGAGAACGTTGGTCCAATGGATGTTCAGCCCATTATTTTTTTTAAGCTTTATCTTTGCTGCATCCAGTATCTCCCAAAACACAGGATCTGCAACCAATTAACCTAGTATGCTTTTACAGACAAGTTCTTACGCACTAATGGATGCCAATGAGCTTCAATGAGAGTGCGAGCGCAGTATGTGCAATGAGAAACTGTCAGATTTGCGCAAGCTTTCTAGCAATTTTGTTAAATCAAATGTTGCCTACTCCACACAAGCGTGTGAACACCAAGTGATTTCGATGTGACGATACAAGATAAATTAGACATGCTATTCATTTGTTAACTGGTACTCTAATTCTGCCACTCTCTGTTTGTACTCTTCGATGGTTAATGCAAAAGAATTGTGCTGGCTAGCCATATTGGATAGCCTTTCACGAAGCTCAGCTACTTCGCTCTTGTACTTTCTTTTCAATTTAATTTCTTTTTTGAGTCGTAACCTCAGTTTTGAAAGAGCGTCTGAGGAGTGTTCGGGTATCATACTCACTGAATAGCTTTGTTTTTTTAAAGCCCAAATTTTTTCGACAATATCTTCGTAATAGTATATTGAACCGCTGCCTAGGCCTGCTTCCTCCTCAACCGCTTTAACCGAGAGCTTTTGGGAGTACGGGACAATTTGTAAACCTCCCCTAATTAGTTACATCCATAATTAGAGGTTTCAGCCGGTTCATGTTTGCTTAAATATTCCCACGGTGTCAGATCATTCAGTGCATCATGGGGGCGTTCCTCGTTGTATTCTGTCATCCAGTTTTCGGTCAGTTCACGTACTTCATTCAATGTTTTGAAGACATACATGTTGAGTATTTCTGTCCTGTAAGTGCGGTTGAATCTCTCGATAAAAGAATTTTGCGTAGGCTTTCCGGGTTTAATAAATTCCAGTGCAATACCATGCTCTTCAGCCCAACTTGCCAGCGTGATTGAGATAAATTCCGGCCCGTTGTCCATGCGAAGTTTACTGGGGTAACCCCGCCAGGCGACGACGCGCTCCAATACTCTGACTACACGCTGCGATGGCAGATTCAGGTCAATCTCGATAGCCAGTGCTTCACGGTTGAAATCGTCTACCAGATTGAACGTTCTGAAGCGTCTGCCGCATTGCAGGCTGTCGCACATAAAATCCATTGACCAGCAATGATTAGCCTGAGCCGGCACGGCCAGTGGCTCCGGGTTTCTCGCTGGCAGCCGTCGCTTTCCACGGCGTCGTTTATTCAGCTTGAGTTCGCAGTAAATCCGGTGAACACGCTTATGATTCCAGCCATGGCCCCAACGACGCAGGATTTTGTACAGCTTGCTGAATCCGTAGGCCGGATAGCGCTCAGCGGCTTCAATCAGTTTGGCGATGACCCTATCATCACGCGTTTGATCAGGCTGGTAACGATAAACTGAATCACTGATGCCAACAGCGCGACAGGCAAGACGTAAACTAGCACCATGCTGCTCTCGCGCATAATCAACAAGCTCACGCCTTATCGCTGGCTTTACAGCTTTTTTTCGACGATATCTTTGAGGATCCGGTGTTCCAGACTTAAGTCAGCGAACATCGCTTTAAGCCTGCGGTTTTCGTCTTCAAGATCTTTCAGTCTTTTGATATCTGAATCGCCACTACTAGCCTAGACACTTCCCAGCCGTTGAACATGGCGTTTTTCATACTCTACTGGTGACAGTAAATTATTGGAACCATGTTTGCGTTTGCAGTTATAAAACATTTCGATGTAATCGAATATGTCAGCACGGGCATCATCTCTGGTTGAGTAGATTTTCTTTTTGATTCTCTCTCGCTTCAGCAGTTGGAAGAAGCTTTCCGCCACGGCGTTATCATGACAGTTACCACGTCGGCTCATACTTCCCTCCAGACCATTCGCTTTCAGGAATGCCTGCCAGTCATGGCTGGTATATTGGCTTCCTTGATCTGAGTGCACCGTCACTTGTTGCTTTGGATTCCGACGCCATACAGCCATCAACAGAGCGTTGAGCACAATGTCTTTCGTTATTCGTTGCTGCATTGACCAGCCGATAACCTTTCGGGAGAACAAGTCGACAACAACCGCCAGATACAGCCAGCCTTCGTGAGTTCGGACATGCGTGATATCCGTTACCCAGGCTTCATCAGGCGCAGCGGGATTAAACTCCCGGTTCAGCCGGTTTGGCACCACAACGTGACTTTCTTCGCCTCGATGACGAGGCCGTCGATAGCCAACCTGAGCACGTAATCCTTCCCGAACCATGAGTCGGTACACGCGGTTAATACCGCATCGTTCACCGATGTCCCGTAAATCTGAATGAATTTTGCGGTAGCCGTACACGCCACCAGACTCCAGCCAGAATTGCTTAATTAGTCCTGTTAGACGACGGTTGGCTTTGTCGCGTTTCGACAGAGGCTTACTGCTCCAGGCATAGTATCCGCTGGGATGAACATCCAGCATCCGACATAGCCAACGAACAGGCCAGCTATTGCTATTATCCTTGATAAAGGCGTACCTCAATCGGACTGCTTTGCGAAGTACGCCGCGGCTTTTTTTAATATATCCCGTTCTTCTGTAGCCCGTTTTAATTCTTTCTGAAGTCGCTTTATCTCAGCCTGGGCCTCAGATAAATCATTATGCTTCTTGGAATCAGGGCCGAACTTCTTAACCCAGGCGTACAAGCTGTGAGTAGTGATATCGAGTCGCTTGGCAACATCAGCGACAGAATGGCCACGATCAACGACTTGTTTGACCGCTTCAATTTTAAATTCTTCAGGGTAGCGTTTACCGCTCATAAGCACCTCTCTTTTCAGTTAGTTTATCTAACTGAGAGGCGTCTAGGAAACTAGTGGCGATTCATACTTCCAAGTTGTTGCTTCACTACTGTGTCCCATCCATGCCATCATTTGTGTTACTGCGTCTTTTTGCATCCCTATCTCTAAAAGCGATGCAAGGCGGTACGTACAGTACGTGGCTCTGAGGTCATGAGTGGTATGAGAAAATAGCGAAGACGTTTCACGCTCAACAGCGTTTCTTAATCTTCTAAACGATTGCTGAACGTTGTTAGGACTAAATGGAGCACCTGATTTCGAGACTAGCAAAAATGAACTATTGTTCTTTTTGAGCCTTAGCCTGCGCCTTTTTGATTTTGCATAGCCAACAAGTAGAGCTCTGAGGCTGGGAGAGATTTCGACTTTTCTTTCTTTTCCATACTTTGTAGCTACACCATTCATCGGACCAATTTTCACTTCTGATTTATCGGAAAACTCAAGTTCCCACGCTAAACATAATGGGAAAGTACATGCTTCCTGTAATCTCAAACCTGATTGTACTTGCAAGAGTTGATGGATTATAAACTCTATGTTGAACGTGGAGAGTGCTTTCGCAAAGGGCTCTAGCTCATTTTT encodes the following:
- the cadR gene encoding Cd(II)/Pb(II)-responsive transcriptional regulator; this encodes MKIGDVAKTTGCSIQTIRFYEKKGLLPELKRSSGNYRVYDKGTIEQLLFIKQCRSLDMSITEVKTLMDSRSRPDQSCSNINTLIAKHLSDVIIRIEELNALKSSLENMAAKCDQDKTIRDCGILNYLHT
- a CDS encoding methyltransferase family protein; protein product: MVSLILISSFLALAVLGRSFVQYKRNGDFGIRAASINAPLIEIVPGAIFVVTFCFAFGLVLFGYLGRAPLLFVPSIPFQLLGSLIGACGIAVTLLSQIQMGDSWRIGVDQQETTALITHGIYAKSRNPIYFGIFLFWAGVCITFPHLLLWACAFVCWICIEVIVRQIEEPYLKKVHGDDFLKYKSDTNRYIPKLSRFKF
- a CDS encoding IS3 family transposase (programmed frameshift) — translated: MSGKRYPEEFKIEAVKQVVDRGHSVADVAKRLDITTHSLYAWVKKFGPDSKKHNDLSEAQAEIKRLQKELKRATEERDIFKKSRGVLRKAVRLRYAFIKDNSNSWPVRWLCRMLDVHPSGYYAWSSKPLSKRDKANRRLTGLIKQFWLESGGVYGYRKIHSDLRDIGERCGINRVYRLMVREGLRAQVGYRRPRHRGEESHVVVPNRLNREFNPAAPDEAWVTDITHVRTHEGWLYLAVVVDLFSRKVIGWSMQQRITKDIVLNALLMAVWRRNPKQQVTVHSDQGSQYTSHDWQAFLKANGLEGSMSRRGNCHDNAVAESFFQLLKRERIKKKIYSTRDDARADIFDYIEMFYNCKRKHGSNNLLSPVEYEKRHVQRLGSV
- a CDS encoding helix-turn-helix transcriptional regulator; protein product: MHIHLWPYKAIYIGVSPDNYVHAHHAVQICIGLDRDISVQDHKAQSIHTGQCIVIFEDVPHKVLAQDNQIVVIYLEPEDRQNQQFLKALRQARSDGINTLPLTSKELGSISQHLFTDVDIDKVWKTVNKAVGLVYSPALSSRPEDKRVRAVIDIIASQRGCAIDMAFLSSKVFLSPSRLTHLFKQEVGIPISRFIVWWRVRAAIEQLSKSATLTEAAHASGFSDLPHMSKTFKQLFGFAPSRYSNRTPLKFTVISRLIQAELSLTRE
- a CDS encoding efflux RND transporter permease subunit: MIARILRLSIERRGVMMLFALFVAFFGMYSYKQLPIDAVPDITNVQVQINTATPGYSPLETEQRITFIVETSLAGLPNLSYTRSISRYGLSQVTVVFKEGTDLYFARNLVNERLTAIAAQLPTGLTPEMGPIATGLGEIYMYSLSAEPQARQDNGQPYDAMALREIHDWVVKPQLSLVEGVTEVYAVGGFEKQYHVNPNPVAMINFGISTGDLLSALERNNANQGAGFVEQNGQQVLIRSEAQLKGIDDIGQVVVKIIDGVPVKIQDIAQINLGKELRSGAGTLNGQETVIGTTMMLVGENSRTVAKAVDSKLETIKTSLPEGVILEAVYDRTSLVDKTIDTVQKNLVEGALLVIVVLFVLLGNVRAALITAAVIPLAMLATISGMVKTDVSANLMSLGALDFGLIVDGAVIIVENCIRRLSESQKQNGATLPLKERLNVVYEATNEVIRPSLFGVLIITIVYIPLFTLTGVEGKMFHPMAATVIMALLAAMVFCFTVVPAAIAIFMRGKISEKESPIIKGAKAVYRPVLTGALRFRWLVVVAASALVVGSLWMGSKLGSEFIPQLNEGDILVQAIRIPGTGVEQAVEMQKTLEAKLMQYEQVQTVFGRTGTGEVATDPMPPNITDTYVILKPREQWPDPSMIKAELVETFEEDLFTLPGNNYEFTQPIQMRFNELISGVRADLGIKLFGDDLDTLFASASDILTVISTIEGADDARLEQVEGIPIFTVTPKPDQLARFGLDIADLQLWLNAATGGETAGMIFEGDRRFEIVVRYGDDIRNELTQLESVPIVTPSGEHVPISELATLAFKEVPSQISRENGKRSIVVTANVRDRDIGTFVEEAQARINDEVDLPAGYWLDYGGTFEQLESASQRLTIVVPVTLFVILTMLVIAFGSIRDALIIFTGIPLALTGGVMSLWLRDMPLSISASVGFIALSGIAVLNGLVMLSFIKQRLLETGELVNSIVEGALIRLRPVLMTALVASLGFVPMALNTGIGAEVQRPLATVVIGGIISSTLLTLVVLPVLYRLVHSKGD
- a CDS encoding efflux RND transporter periplasmic adaptor subunit, with protein sequence MNTSQFTLLTSARDLLGVLAMLLTLLFATVALADDDDEEAEERPEYVVLSQERMLKHDIVTASAASGSLSLTTRTFGRIVHDPASLSHIRARFDGVVKRIMVNIGDKIEKGDTLAIIESNESLNQYSITSPMSGKIIARHANDGELTNGQVLLSVANYSRAIAQLAIFPKQRTHIAADMEVTLRLEELQQQSSISHITSSPDDKPYSIAFVNVDNGSGYWPLGAMVEGYIQIGFQEVNLALPKSSIQELDGQTIVFVKEGERFYPRQVKLGNTDNRLVEIVKGVQIGQQVVVENSYLLKADLLKMEAGDDD
- a CDS encoding cation transporter, translated to MSGCGCEVEIKDQSQRQVLYWLLGINATMFVIEMGIGLFADSTALIADSLDMLADAVVYGIALYAIGKSLLHKANAARISGFFQMALGLLIIIDIVRRSIYGSEPVSGLMMAMGAVALVANVICLVIIRKQKNEEVHMRASWIFSANDVIANLGVIFAGVLVFWLDSRWPDLVIGVIVSCVVLRGAKMILEDAKNERQRALSAQN
- a CDS encoding TolC family protein; this encodes MSSSRPLGIKKARSAYLKLISAVLVTMSISVQSANAQKSSITLENALKRTLSNNPDLVVFDFKSSALDGESKMANLRPKMSVGVEVENVLGTGEVSGIKDADLTLTLSSVIELGDKVSGRMNVVSTKKAQLLTQRRIRTLDILGETTRRYINVIVQQALHKTEQRAEMLARTMLQTVSTRVEAGASSPLEKKRAESALSQARLSLLINEQKLSEYKRDLAIMWGDTNAVFAEVEGALLSFPNSLSLEHVLSQLQSNPHVLLYADNYRVQEARLRVVQTSQQFDIAWEAGIRRLQGIDDTAFVASISVPLNTKQRNLGEYEQQRALLDSIDYQKQAKIRELTRQINQVISAKDQALLTVTTLQDNVVPTLESALNLAREGYESGRYNYLEWVTTQQQLIDMQRTLIKAAGLVHLRSADLEALTGIPVFSDSPSTSVQSSELLEKK